The Methylomusa anaerophila genome has a segment encoding these proteins:
- a CDS encoding hemagglutinin repeat-containing protein — protein MSGLFSSGGIGFTIGIKSEKTTLDQQTMEQAGSTVGSIDGNVNLIAGNQVNSAGTTIISGQDTNISGKNVTIDNTVNTYDSQYKYEFKQSGLSVSLGGGVIDAATGAYNDIQRSGQVQDDRLKTLYEYKAVKDLEKLKDFKGNLTKGVGVGVSIGSSQMTAEQTTHAETVNPSNINAGGNVNITATDGDINLIATNIHAIDVLLDAKQNLNLDAAQNQQQIDGKTSSSSWSLGASFGLDGNFTGLTGGFGSGHGTENGNTVTHTGSVIDAAGTVTLKSGNDTNIIGSQVKGDKVVADIGGNLNLASTQDSDDYTANNQSTGIGFGTGKISGTTGSFNTGKTNSNYDSVTGQAGIFAGAEGFDIYVGKNTDLKGAVISSEAEAVKNALSTGTLTFSNLENRAKYSENSIGVNYNAGKDSNGNAVATKDLGLTPNIGVTVSGNVDSTTKSAISPGTIEVRSNPNQDLSGLSRDPSGAVNALGKIFDKKTVQEKQELAQVFGEEAYKKIGDLAIQNGWLQGGPETTALHALVGGIMADLGGGSFTSGAMGAGVSEAIQSELSKITDPALRQWASAVVGAAASSTVGDAQTGGSTAASGTKNNDENVHEVTINGTTYLAAGLGVILINGQKTLVDDTGKAIAWLSDTGTWIANEASSAWDNFVLWAKGDKPNPPGVNKGTAQAPKTGAPNSEYEKVDNENPSTVVSKTKYNENGQPAEREDYYKGSNPHTHYDKVTGQELTNHKHVYRYNDKGQRIGEDVVPSD, from the coding sequence ATGTCAGGCCTCTTCAGCAGCGGCGGCATCGGCTTCACCATCGGCATCAAAAGCGAAAAAACCACCCTCGATCAACAAACCATGGAGCAAGCCGGCAGCACCGTCGGCTCCATCGACGGCAACGTCAACCTCATTGCCGGCAACCAAGTCAACAGCGCCGGGACTACAATTATCAGCGGCCAGGACACCAACATCAGCGGCAAAAACGTCACCATCGACAATACAGTAAACACCTACGACAGCCAGTACAAATACGAATTCAAGCAAAGCGGCCTGAGTGTATCCCTGGGCGGCGGCGTCATCGATGCTGCCACGGGTGCTTATAACGACATCCAGCGCTCGGGCCAGGTACAGGATGACCGGCTTAAAACGCTGTATGAGTACAAAGCCGTTAAAGATCTTGAGAAACTGAAGGACTTCAAAGGCAACCTGACAAAAGGAGTGGGTGTCGGCGTCAGCATCGGCAGCAGCCAGATGACCGCCGAACAAACAACCCACGCCGAAACCGTCAACCCGTCCAACATCAACGCCGGCGGCAACGTCAACATCACCGCCACCGACGGGGATATCAACCTGATAGCGACAAACATCCATGCCATCGACGTCCTGCTCGACGCCAAGCAAAACCTCAACCTCGACGCCGCCCAAAACCAACAACAGATCGACGGCAAAACCAGCTCCTCCTCCTGGTCCTTGGGAGCATCCTTCGGCCTTGACGGCAACTTTACCGGCCTGACCGGCGGCTTCGGCTCCGGCCACGGCACGGAAAACGGCAACACGGTAACCCATACCGGCAGCGTCATCGACGCCGCCGGCACCGTAACCCTCAAATCCGGCAACGACACCAACATTATCGGTTCCCAGGTCAAAGGCGACAAAGTCGTGGCCGACATCGGCGGCAACCTCAACCTCGCCAGCACGCAGGACAGCGATGACTACACGGCGAACAATCAAAGCACCGGCATTGGTTTCGGCACCGGCAAGATCAGCGGTACAACGGGCTCCTTCAATACCGGCAAGACCAACTCCAACTATGACAGTGTCACCGGTCAGGCAGGGATTTTTGCCGGGGCGGAAGGCTTTGATATTTATGTGGGGAAGAATACCGACCTGAAGGGTGCGGTGATCTCTAGTGAGGCGGAGGCAGTAAAGAATGCCCTTTCGACTGGTACACTGACTTTCTCCAATCTTGAGAATAGAGCAAAGTATTCGGAAAACAGCATTGGAGTCAACTACAATGCTGGTAAAGATTCCAACGGCAACGCTGTAGCTACAAAAGATCTAGGATTAACTCCTAATATTGGCGTTACTGTTAGCGGTAATGTGGATAGTACCACAAAATCGGCTATATCGCCTGGAACGATTGAAGTACGGAGCAATCCTAATCAGGATTTGAGCGGCTTAAGTCGTGATCCGTCTGGTGCAGTGAATGCATTGGGTAAGATTTTCGATAAGAAGACAGTTCAGGAAAAACAGGAATTAGCTCAAGTCTTTGGCGAAGAAGCTTATAAAAAAATTGGGGATTTAGCAATTCAAAATGGCTGGTTACAAGGTGGACCAGAAACGACTGCATTGCACGCTTTAGTTGGTGGAATAATGGCCGACTTGGGCGGCGGTAGCTTTACTTCTGGTGCAATGGGGGCTGGTGTTAGTGAAGCAATACAAAGTGAATTATCCAAAATTACAGATCCTGCTTTGCGTCAGTGGGCTAGTGCTGTTGTAGGCGCTGCAGCATCTAGTACAGTTGGTGATGCTCAAACTGGTGGAAGTACAGCCGCTAGTGGAACAAAGAATAATGACGAGAATGTGCATGAAGTAACAATCAATGGAACTACTTATCTGGCTGCTGGTCTCGGTGTTATATTAATTAACGGACAAAAAACCTTAGTTGATGATACTGGCAAAGCAATAGCGTGGCTTTCTGACACTGGAACATGGATAGCTAATGAGGCAAGCAGTGCATGGGACAATTTTGTTCTCTGGGCTAAAGGGGACAAGCCAAATCCACCAGGCGTAAATAAAGGAACAGCGCAAGCTCCCAAAACAGGTGCACCTAATTCGGAGTATGAAAAGGTCGACAATGAAAATCCATCCACAGTAGTGTCGAAGACGAAGTATAATGAAAATGGACAACCAGCAGAAAGAGAAGATTATTACAAAGGGAGTAACCCGCATACACATTATGACAAAGTAACAGGACAAGAACTTACTAATCACAAACATGTCTATAGATATAATGATAAAGGACAAAGAATTGGCGAAGATGTTGTACCGTCGGATTAG
- a CDS encoding DUF1871 family protein, translating to MNKIHVSQIINEWDPIALLSHAPTDEYEIEIKLIIDSLEKSRTTDELANNIYEIFSKRFGTDVFTKQYQECIEVAKKILRI from the coding sequence TTGAATAAAATACATGTGTCCCAGATAATTAATGAGTGGGATCCTATAGCTTTACTTTCACATGCGCCTACCGATGAATATGAAATAGAAATTAAGTTAATTATCGATTCACTAGAAAAATCAAGAACTACGGATGAATTAGCTAACAATATTTATGAGATTTTTAGTAAAAGATTCGGTACGGATGTTTTTACAAAACAATATCAAGAATGCATTGAAGTAGCAAAAAAAATATTGCGAATATAG
- a CDS encoding hemagglutinin repeat-containing protein — MSGLFSSGGLGFTIGSKSEKTTLDQQTMEQAGSTIGSIDGNVNLIAGNQVNSAGTTIISGQDTNISGKNVTIDNTVNTYDSQYKYEFKQSGLSVSLGGGVIDAATGAYNDIQRSGQVQDDRLKTLYEYKAVKDLEKLKDFKGNLTKGVGVNVSIGSTTITSEQNTHVESVNPSNISAGGNVNITATDGNVNLKGTKITATEVTLDAENDINLDAAQNQQQIDGKTSSSSWSLGGTIGVGYSGSFGSSSGKENGNAVTHTGSVIDASGTVNLKSGNDTNITGSQVIGEKVKADIGGNLNITSLQDSDDYTANNQSIGVGFGTGKISGTHGSFNTGKTDSVYDSVTSQAGIFAGQDGFDITVGKNTDLKGAVISSTATPDKNKLSTGTLTFSNFENRAKYLANSIGVNYNAGKDVAKKDRGFTPNIGVTVSGNAESTTRSAISPGTIEVRSNPNQDLSGLSRDPSGALNALGKIFDKKTVAEQQELAKVFGEVAFDLVHKISKENGWDESSPQKIALHAFVGAVMADMGGGNALLGAVGAGLNEAIQKELAEKFKDDPALHQWASAIVGSAAATVVGGDAQTGGSTAASGTKNNFLSDWQKEQREQALKNGDLEKVAYWDAIDKAQNQAITYLGVYPGTDLNAPVNSGLLEAVSQLGQEIEASPDFQGSFLSNAPTVDSSTLVAAGASAIVVAGVTLYYYNGGWVKAAPVVGSGTVGVVGSNNLAKVGDGFGRLGTLAENPGIAVNWSAFAEHGLERMALRGVTPDMVQSWVANGKALAQGDNKFLFITREGAAVVTRDGKLVTTYPASKFDANMVEVVKKLFGE; from the coding sequence ATGTCAGGCCTCTTCAGCAGCGGCGGCCTCGGCTTCACCATCGGCAGCAAAAGCGAAAAAACCACCCTCGATCAACAAACCATGGAGCAAGCCGGCAGCACCATCGGCTCCATCGACGGCAACGTCAACCTCATTGCCGGCAACCAAGTCAACAGCGCCGGGACTACAATTATCAGCGGCCAGGACACCAACATCAGCGGCAAAAATGTCACCATCGACAACACAGTAAACACCTACGACAGCCAGTACAAATACGAATTCAAGCAAAGCGGCCTGAGTGTATCCTTAGGCGGCGGCGTAATCGATGCTGCCACGGGTGCATATAACGACATCCAGCGCTCGGGTCAGGTACAGGATGACCGGCTTAAAACGCTGTATGAGTACAAAGCCGTTAAAGATCTTGAGAAACTGAAAGACTTCAAAGGCAATCTGACAAAAGGAGTGGGTGTCAACGTCAGCATTGGCAGCACAACAATCACATCCGAGCAAAACACCCATGTGGAAAGCGTCAACCCATCCAACATCAGCGCCGGCGGCAACGTCAACATCACCGCCACCGACGGTAATGTCAACCTCAAAGGGACCAAAATCACTGCGACTGAGGTCACCTTGGACGCCGAAAACGACATCAACCTCGACGCCGCCCAAAACCAACAACAGATCGATGGCAAAACCAGCTCCTCCTCCTGGTCTTTAGGCGGCACCATCGGCGTAGGCTACTCCGGTAGCTTCGGCAGCAGTAGCGGCAAAGAAAACGGCAACGCTGTGACCCATACCGGCAGCGTCATTGACGCCAGCGGCACAGTAAACCTCAAATCCGGCAACGACACCAACATCACCGGTTCCCAGGTAATAGGCGAAAAAGTAAAAGCCGACATCGGCGGCAACCTCAACATCACCAGCCTGCAGGACAGCGACGACTACACGGCGAACAATCAAAGCATCGGCGTTGGTTTCGGCACCGGCAAAATCAGCGGTACCCATGGATCTTTCAATACCGGCAAAACCGACTCCGTCTACGACAGTGTCACCAGTCAGGCAGGGATCTTCGCCGGTCAAGACGGCTTTGACATTACGGTAGGGAAGAATACCGACCTAAAGGGTGCGGTCATTAGCAGTACGGCTACGCCGGATAAGAATAAACTGTCGACGGGTACGCTAACCTTCTCCAATTTTGAGAACAGAGCAAAGTATTTGGCAAACAGCATTGGAGTTAATTACAACGCAGGTAAAGACGTAGCTAAAAAAGATCGAGGATTTACTCCGAATATAGGTGTAACCGTCAGCGGAAACGCAGAAAGTACCACAAGATCGGCCATATCCCCCGGAACCATTGAAGTACGGAGCAATCCCAATCAGGATTTGAGCGGCTTAAGTCGTGATCCGTCTGGTGCACTGAATGCACTGGGTAAGATATTTGATAAGAAAACAGTGGCAGAACAGCAGGAATTAGCGAAAGTCTTTGGCGAAGTAGCGTTTGATCTAGTTCACAAAATTAGTAAAGAGAATGGCTGGGATGAAAGTAGTCCTCAGAAAATAGCCTTGCATGCATTTGTTGGTGCGGTAATGGCAGATATGGGTGGAGGCAATGCTTTATTAGGAGCTGTTGGGGCTGGATTGAACGAAGCTATTCAAAAAGAATTAGCAGAGAAGTTTAAAGATGATCCTGCTCTGCATCAATGGGCAAGTGCAATTGTAGGTTCTGCAGCTGCAACGGTAGTTGGTGGCGATGCTCAAACGGGTGGATCAACTGCTGCTAGTGGAACAAAAAATAATTTCCTCTCTGATTGGCAGAAGGAACAAAGAGAGCAAGCGCTTAAAAACGGAGATTTAGAAAAGGTTGCTTACTGGGATGCTATCGATAAGGCTCAAAATCAAGCGATTACTTATTTGGGAGTATATCCAGGAACAGATTTAAATGCTCCCGTGAATTCTGGACTGTTGGAAGCAGTATCCCAATTAGGACAAGAAATAGAAGCAAGCCCTGATTTTCAAGGATCATTTCTATCGAATGCACCGACTGTCGATTCTTCAACTTTAGTAGCAGCAGGAGCTAGCGCTATAGTCGTGGCTGGTGTTACATTGTATTACTACAATGGAGGATGGGTAAAAGCAGCTCCAGTTGTTGGAAGTGGTACAGTTGGAGTAGTTGGGTCAAATAATCTTGCAAAAGTTGGAGATGGTTTTGGAAGACTTGGAACATTAGCTGAAAATCCTGGTATAGCAGTCAACTGGAGTGCATTTGCAGAGCATGGTCTGGAAAGAATGGCTCTAAGAGGTGTAACACCGGATATGGTTCAATCTTGGGTAGCGAATGGAAAAGCTCTTGCTCAAGGTGATAATAAATTTCTATTTATAACACGAGAAGGTGCCGCAGTCGTTACGAGAGATGGGAAACTAGTTACTACATACCCTGCTAGTAAGTTTGATGCAAATATGGTGGAAGTTGTTAAAAAATTATTTGGGGAATAG